Proteins found in one Erythrobacter sp. 3-20A1M genomic segment:
- a CDS encoding DUF3576 domain-containing protein, producing MTFSLSPRRTPIRFVVTGALLAGLAACGGGRDLPRGDLAASQVTTIGVNSYLWRAALETVSFAPLLQTDSAGGVIVTDWYANPQNPGERVKLTVSILDSDLRADAVRVAASRQVAQGGAWVDAPVQAATVQKLEDIILTRARDLRREAIAG from the coding sequence ATGACATTTTCCCTCTCCCCCCGCCGTACCCCGATTCGCTTCGTCGTCACGGGGGCGCTGCTCGCAGGATTGGCTGCATGCGGCGGTGGCCGCGATCTGCCGCGCGGCGACCTCGCCGCCAGCCAGGTGACCACCATCGGCGTGAATTCCTATCTCTGGCGCGCGGCGCTGGAGACGGTGAGCTTCGCCCCGCTGCTGCAGACCGACAGCGCGGGCGGTGTGATCGTGACCGACTGGTACGCCAATCCGCAAAATCCGGGCGAGCGGGTCAAGCTGACCGTCTCGATCCTCGATTCGGATCTGCGCGCCGATGCGGTGCGGGTCGCCGCCAGCCGCCAGGTGGCGCAGGGCGGTGCCTGGGTCGATGCCCCGGTGCAGGCGGCCACGGTGCAGAAGCTGGAAGACATCATCCTGACCCGCGCGCGCGACCTGCGGCGCGAGGCCATCGCCGGCTGA
- the phbB gene encoding acetoacetyl-CoA reductase has protein sequence MGKVAIVTGGTRGIGRAICEKLQADGFTVVANYAGNDEAARKFTDETGIATYKWDVGDHEATQAGCAKVAAEVGPVDVVVNNAGITRDGTLMRMGFDDWNEVMRINLGGCFNMAKACFPGMKERGWGRIVNIGSINGQAGQYGQVNYAAAKSGIHGFTKALAQEGARFKITVNAIAPGYIDTDMVAAVPDEVLEKIVAKIPVGRLGKAEEIARGVSFLCSEDAAFVTGSTMSINGGQHMY, from the coding sequence ATGGGCAAGGTAGCGATCGTCACCGGCGGCACGCGGGGCATCGGCCGCGCGATTTGCGAGAAACTGCAGGCGGACGGCTTCACCGTCGTCGCCAATTACGCCGGCAATGACGAGGCGGCGCGCAAGTTCACCGACGAAACCGGCATCGCGACCTACAAATGGGATGTCGGCGACCACGAGGCGACGCAGGCGGGCTGCGCTAAGGTGGCCGCGGAAGTCGGCCCCGTCGATGTCGTGGTCAACAATGCCGGCATCACGCGCGACGGCACCTTGATGCGGATGGGCTTCGACGACTGGAACGAGGTCATGCGGATCAATCTCGGCGGTTGCTTCAACATGGCCAAGGCGTGCTTCCCCGGCATGAAGGAGCGCGGCTGGGGCCGTATCGTCAATATCGGCTCCATCAACGGGCAGGCGGGCCAGTACGGCCAGGTCAACTACGCCGCCGCGAAATCGGGCATCCACGGCTTCACCAAGGCGCTGGCGCAGGAAGGCGCCCGGTTCAAGATCACCGTCAACGCCATCGCGCCGGGCTATATCGACACCGACATGGTCGCCGCCGTGCCGGACGAGGTGCTGGAGAAGATCGTCGCCAAGATCCCCGTCGGCCGCCTCGGGAAGGCGGAGGAAATCGCGCGCGGCGTCTCCTTCCTGTGTTCCGAGGATGCCGCCTTCGTCACCGGCTCGACCATGAGCATCAATGGCGGGCAGCACATGTATTGA
- a CDS encoding ribbon-helix-helix domain-containing protein, which translates to MAEPSPYHPPVKRSVEIAGHKTSISLEPVFWDMLRDAAMHEEMPLNALVARIDAERIRADNPPGLAGAIRIWLVGALRAKTDGQ; encoded by the coding sequence ATGGCGGAGCCTTCGCCCTACCATCCCCCGGTCAAGCGCTCGGTCGAGATCGCCGGGCACAAGACCTCTATCAGCCTGGAGCCCGTGTTCTGGGACATGCTGCGCGACGCAGCGATGCATGAGGAGATGCCGCTCAATGCGCTGGTCGCGCGCATCGATGCGGAACGAATTCGCGCCGACAACCCACCTGGGCTTGCCGGCGCGATCCGGATTTGGCTGGTCGGCGCGCTGCGCGCCAAAACCGATGGTCAGTAA
- the murA gene encoding UDP-N-acetylglucosamine 1-carboxyvinyltransferase — MDKLRIIGGHRLSGTIPISGAKNAALTLIPCALLTDEPLTLRNLPRLADIDGFQHLMTQFGVSVNIAGKRPEDFGRVVTFEATRLTSTVAPYDLVRKMRASILVLGPMLARAGEATVSLPGGCAIGNRPIDLHLKAMEALGAEIELAQGYVRAHCPDGGLPGGDFTFPVVSVGATENALMAAVLAKGTTRLSNAAREPEIVDLCNLLTAMGAEIEGVGGSDLTIHGVDRLNGATYKVMPDRIEAGSYACAAAITGGEVRLEGADGEEMGATNHALRNIGVEVEADKRGVTVRADGRLKAVKLSTAPYPGLATDMQAQLMALLCRAEGTSVLNETIFENRYMHVPELNRMGAHIETNGRTAIVHGVDQLTGAEVMATDLRASMSLVIAALAAQGETLVRRIYHLDRGYERLEEKLQLVGAEIERIGDD; from the coding sequence ATGGACAAGCTACGCATCATCGGCGGCCACCGCCTTTCCGGCACGATTCCCATTTCCGGGGCGAAGAACGCCGCCCTGACCCTGATCCCCTGCGCCCTGCTGACGGACGAGCCGCTGACGCTGCGCAATCTGCCGCGCCTCGCCGATATCGACGGCTTCCAGCACCTGATGACGCAGTTCGGCGTCTCGGTGAACATCGCCGGCAAGCGGCCGGAGGATTTCGGTCGCGTGGTAACGTTCGAGGCGACACGGCTGACCAGCACCGTCGCGCCCTACGATCTGGTGCGCAAGATGCGCGCCTCGATCCTGGTGCTCGGCCCGATGCTGGCGCGCGCGGGCGAGGCTACCGTGTCGCTGCCCGGCGGCTGCGCGATCGGCAATCGCCCGATCGACCTTCATCTGAAGGCGATGGAGGCGCTGGGTGCCGAGATCGAGCTGGCCCAGGGCTATGTCCGTGCGCATTGCCCCGACGGCGGACTGCCCGGCGGCGACTTCACGTTCCCCGTGGTGTCGGTGGGCGCGACCGAAAACGCGCTGATGGCGGCGGTGCTGGCCAAGGGCACGACGCGCCTTTCCAACGCGGCGCGCGAACCCGAGATCGTCGATCTGTGCAACCTCCTGACCGCGATGGGGGCAGAGATCGAGGGCGTGGGCGGCTCCGACCTCACGATCCACGGCGTCGATCGATTGAACGGCGCCACCTACAAGGTGATGCCCGACCGGATCGAAGCCGGCTCCTACGCCTGCGCCGCCGCTATCACGGGCGGCGAAGTGCGGCTGGAAGGTGCCGATGGGGAGGAGATGGGCGCGACCAACCATGCCTTGCGAAATATCGGCGTCGAGGTGGAGGCCGACAAACGCGGGGTTACCGTGCGCGCGGATGGGCGGCTGAAGGCGGTCAAGCTGTCGACCGCGCCCTATCCCGGCCTCGCCACCGACATGCAGGCGCAGCTGATGGCCCTGCTGTGCCGGGCGGAAGGCACCAGCGTGCTGAACGAGACCATTTTCGAGAACCGCTACATGCACGTGCCCGAACTGAACCGCATGGGCGCGCATATCGAGACCAACGGTCGCACCGCGATCGTCCATGGCGTCGATCAGTTGACCGGGGCCGAAGTGATGGCGACCGACCTGCGCGCCTCTATGAGCCTGGTGATCGCCGCCCTCGCCGCGCAGGGCGAGACGCTGGTCCGCCGCATCTATCACCTCGACCGGGGGTACGAGCGGCTGGAGGAGAAGCTGCAGCTCGTCGGTGCGGAGATCGAACGGATAGGCGACGACTGA
- the galU gene encoding UTP--glucose-1-phosphate uridylyltransferase GalU, giving the protein MNAHKPIRKAVFPVAGLGTRFLPATKAIPKEMLAIVDRPLIQYAVDEAREAGIEQMIFVTGRGKTAIVEHFDIAYELESTMSERGKDLSILDSTRATPGDIITVRQQVPLGLGHAIWCARAIVGEEPFAIFLPDELMIAHKQGRGGCMKQMVDAYEKVGGNLISVLEVPEETVSSYGVIAPGKVDGDLTEVTGLVEKPPVAEAPSNKIISGRYILQPEVMRVLEDQEKGAGGEIQLTDAMAKMIGNQPFHAVTFDGARYDCGSKTGFVEATLALALEREDMGAQVRAIAQRLLAEG; this is encoded by the coding sequence ATGAACGCGCACAAACCCATCCGCAAGGCGGTGTTTCCCGTCGCCGGGCTCGGCACCCGGTTCCTCCCCGCGACCAAGGCCATTCCGAAGGAAATGCTCGCGATCGTCGATCGACCGCTGATCCAGTACGCGGTGGACGAGGCGCGCGAGGCGGGGATCGAACAGATGATCTTCGTCACCGGGCGCGGCAAGACCGCGATCGTCGAGCATTTCGACATCGCCTACGAACTCGAATCGACCATGAGCGAGCGGGGCAAGGATCTCTCGATCCTCGATTCGACCCGCGCCACGCCGGGCGATATCATCACCGTGCGCCAACAGGTGCCGCTGGGCCTCGGCCACGCGATTTGGTGCGCCCGCGCAATTGTGGGCGAAGAGCCGTTCGCGATCTTCCTGCCCGACGAGCTGATGATCGCGCACAAGCAGGGTCGCGGCGGCTGCATGAAGCAGATGGTCGATGCTTATGAAAAGGTCGGCGGAAACCTGATCAGCGTGCTCGAAGTGCCGGAGGAAACCGTATCGAGCTACGGCGTGATCGCACCGGGGAAGGTCGACGGCGACCTGACCGAGGTCACGGGCCTGGTCGAGAAACCGCCGGTGGCCGAGGCCCCGTCGAACAAGATCATCTCTGGCCGCTACATCCTCCAGCCCGAGGTCATGCGCGTGCTGGAAGATCAGGAGAAGGGTGCGGGCGGCGAGATTCAGCTGACCGACGCGATGGCCAAGATGATCGGCAACCAGCCGTTCCACGCCGTCACCTTCGACGGCGCGCGCTACGATTGCGGCAGCAAGACCGGCTTCGTCGAGGCGACGCTGGCACTGGCGCTGGAGCGCGAGGACATGGGCGCGCAAGTGCGGGCCATCGCGCAGCGACTGCTCGCCGAGGGTTGA
- a CDS encoding acyl-CoA synthetase — MHPITHAAERPYHPAIIMAASGETVTFGELDRRANRWSRLFRHRGLESEDRVAVLMENRREYLEILWGAQRSGIMLVPLSTRLARPEVEYILRDADAKLLLISQHYATRMGDLANVCPVLGLEGDDVDAQLATFDDGPIADPVPGQVMLYSSGTTGRPKGIVPPPPPNDDVQATNPLVALAVHGVGMPTDGSIVYLSPAPLYHAAPLGWCATVHRLGGTIVVMESFDPAEALAAIERYRVTDSQWVPTHFVRMLKLPESERTAHDLSSHRRAIHAAAPCPEAIKRAMIDWWGPILVEYYAGSESVGMTMIGSADWLDHPGSVGCALYGRVHICGPDDADLPPGENGLVYFENDRIPSYHNDADKTASALNRHGWMTLGDIGHLDADGFLYLTDRASHMIISGGVNIYPQEVENLLVGHPAVADAAVIGVPDPDMGETVLAVVQPLSMEDAGPALAQELLAFLEPQIARMKLPRRIEFRPDLPREANGKLYKRELRDEYAARAATT, encoded by the coding sequence ATGCATCCGATCACGCACGCGGCCGAGCGGCCCTACCACCCGGCGATCATCATGGCCGCGAGCGGCGAGACCGTGACATTCGGCGAACTCGACAGGCGCGCCAACCGCTGGTCGCGCCTGTTCCGGCACAGAGGCCTTGAATCGGAAGACCGGGTCGCGGTGCTGATGGAGAACCGGCGAGAATATCTCGAAATACTATGGGGCGCGCAGCGTTCGGGAATCATGCTAGTGCCGCTCTCCACCCGCCTCGCGCGGCCCGAAGTCGAATATATCCTGCGCGACGCCGATGCGAAGCTGCTGCTCATTTCACAGCATTACGCCACTCGCATGGGCGATCTGGCGAATGTCTGTCCCGTGCTGGGCCTCGAAGGCGATGATGTGGACGCACAACTGGCCACGTTCGACGACGGGCCGATCGCGGATCCGGTCCCGGGGCAGGTCATGCTCTACAGTTCGGGCACGACCGGGCGGCCCAAGGGCATCGTCCCGCCCCCGCCGCCGAACGACGACGTGCAGGCGACCAATCCGCTGGTGGCGCTCGCCGTCCATGGCGTGGGCATGCCGACCGATGGCAGCATCGTCTATCTCTCGCCCGCGCCGCTCTATCATGCCGCTCCGCTCGGCTGGTGCGCGACCGTGCACCGGCTGGGCGGTACGATCGTCGTGATGGAGAGCTTCGATCCCGCAGAAGCGCTGGCCGCGATCGAGCGCTATCGCGTCACCGACAGCCAGTGGGTGCCGACCCATTTCGTGCGCATGCTCAAGCTGCCCGAGTCCGAGCGGACCGCGCACGACCTGTCCAGCCATCGCCGGGCGATCCACGCGGCGGCCCCGTGCCCGGAAGCGATCAAGCGCGCGATGATCGATTGGTGGGGGCCGATCCTGGTAGAATATTATGCCGGTTCGGAAAGCGTCGGCATGACCATGATCGGCAGCGCCGACTGGCTCGATCATCCCGGCAGCGTCGGTTGCGCGCTCTATGGCAGGGTCCATATCTGCGGGCCGGACGATGCTGACCTGCCGCCGGGCGAGAACGGTCTCGTCTATTTCGAGAACGACCGCATTCCCAGCTATCACAACGATGCGGACAAGACCGCCTCCGCCCTCAATCGCCACGGCTGGATGACGCTGGGCGATATCGGCCATCTCGACGCGGATGGATTTCTCTATCTAACCGACCGGGCGAGCCACATGATCATCTCTGGCGGGGTCAACATCTACCCGCAGGAGGTCGAGAACCTGCTGGTCGGCCATCCCGCGGTGGCGGACGCGGCGGTGATCGGCGTGCCGGACCCCGATATGGGCGAGACGGTGCTGGCGGTGGTGCAGCCGCTCTCGATGGAAGATGCGGGACCCGCCCTGGCTCAGGAACTGCTCGCCTTCCTCGAACCGCAGATCGCGCGGATGAAGCTGCCACGCCGGATCGAATTTCGCCCCGATCTGCCGCGAGAGGCGAACGGCAAGCTCTACAAGCGCGAATTGCGCGACGAGTATGCCGCACGCGCCGCCACGACCTGA
- a CDS encoding M23 family metallopeptidase codes for MQSKLLLAKSVASACIAAAAMAATPAAANSSAAAVDFSESVKDAGSPLGNGDQQFQELFASWKSQDASNGGVVVEPAVSVPSRMPLADARLTSSFGMRNHPVLGRMRQHKGIDLAAPSGTPVYATADGIVERADRFSSYGNYIAIDHGGSLETRFAHLSGFAVTAGEHVTKGQLIGYVGSTGRSTGPHLHYEIRVAGQAVNPIPYMVETDAQAAFALVETPGAQGGGDED; via the coding sequence ATGCAGAGCAAACTCCTTCTCGCGAAGAGCGTGGCAAGTGCGTGCATCGCCGCTGCGGCAATGGCCGCCACACCGGCAGCCGCCAACAGCAGTGCCGCAGCCGTGGATTTCTCCGAAAGCGTGAAGGATGCGGGCTCCCCGCTCGGCAATGGCGACCAGCAGTTCCAGGAACTGTTCGCCTCGTGGAAGTCGCAGGACGCGTCGAATGGCGGGGTGGTCGTCGAGCCGGCGGTTTCTGTGCCGTCGCGCATGCCGCTCGCCGATGCGCGCCTCACCAGCTCCTTCGGTATGCGCAACCACCCGGTCCTGGGCAGGATGCGGCAGCACAAGGGTATCGATCTCGCGGCCCCCAGCGGTACGCCGGTCTACGCAACGGCTGACGGGATCGTCGAACGGGCCGACCGCTTCTCCAGCTACGGCAATTATATCGCCATCGATCACGGCGGCTCGCTCGAAACGCGCTTCGCCCACCTGTCGGGCTTCGCGGTCACCGCCGGCGAGCATGTGACCAAGGGGCAGTTGATCGGCTATGTCGGAAGCACCGGTCGTTCCACCGGGCCGCATCTCCACTACGAAATCCGCGTCGCCGGCCAAGCGGTCAATCCCATTCCCTACATGGTCGAAACGGACGCCCAGGCCGCTTTCGCGCTGGTCGAGACCCCCGGCGCGCAGGGTGGCGGCGACGAGGACTGA
- a CDS encoding ferritin-like domain-containing protein encodes MTERPLPSLGHAIRDALSTGEPEAKVMAARKVARDWRLGRLDWRFDAAMPDEPARPASPELLAPSRMPKRHGGSAHGRIALWHALAHIEFVAIDLALDMVGRFGGERPRGFTEDFLSVAADEAMHFALLARKLVSLGSHYGALPAHGGLWEAARSTSDDVAARLAIVPMVLEARGLDVTPATLARVRAAGDEHGARILQRILDDEIRHVAFGTRHFEKIARERGELPETLWQDYVKTRFSGRLKAPLNDSARLSAGLSRSYYAAIVS; translated from the coding sequence GTGACCGAGCGGCCGCTGCCCTCTCTCGGCCACGCGATACGCGATGCGCTGTCGACCGGCGAGCCGGAAGCCAAGGTGATGGCGGCGCGCAAGGTCGCGCGCGACTGGCGGCTGGGGCGGCTGGATTGGCGGTTCGACGCCGCCATGCCTGACGAGCCGGCGCGACCGGCCTCGCCCGAACTGCTGGCTCCTTCCCGGATGCCCAAGCGGCATGGCGGGTCGGCACACGGCCGAATCGCGCTATGGCATGCGCTGGCGCATATCGAGTTCGTGGCGATCGACCTCGCGCTCGACATGGTCGGGCGCTTCGGTGGGGAGCGGCCGCGTGGTTTCACTGAGGATTTCCTCTCGGTCGCGGCGGACGAGGCGATGCATTTCGCGCTGCTGGCGCGCAAGCTCGTCTCGCTCGGCAGCCATTACGGTGCATTGCCGGCGCATGGCGGTCTGTGGGAGGCGGCCCGATCGACTAGCGACGATGTCGCGGCCAGGCTCGCGATCGTACCGATGGTTCTGGAAGCGCGGGGTCTGGACGTGACGCCGGCTACGCTCGCGCGGGTGCGCGCGGCAGGCGACGAACATGGAGCGCGCATCCTCCAGCGAATCCTCGACGACGAGATACGCCATGTCGCTTTCGGAACGAGGCACTTCGAAAAAATCGCTCGAGAGCGAGGCGAACTGCCCGAAACGCTGTGGCAAGACTATGTGAAAACGCGGTTTTCAGGACGTTTGAAAGCACCGCTCAACGACTCGGCGCGCCTTTCAGCCGGTCTATCGCGTAGCTATTACGCAGCTATTGTCTCTTAA
- a CDS encoding peroxiredoxin, with protein sequence MDTMPQPGDTIPDIAMETPDGGSVKPSDYLGRKLVLFFYPKDNTPGCTTEAKDFTGMKAEFDSAGAAIMGISKDSPLKHRNFIAKHELTVDLATDAEERGLSDALGIWTEKKMYGKTFMGMVRTTILLDESGRVLRVWPKVKVKGHAQEVLEAVRAA encoded by the coding sequence ATGGACACGATGCCGCAACCGGGTGACACGATCCCCGATATTGCCATGGAAACGCCCGATGGCGGCAGCGTGAAGCCGTCCGACTATCTTGGCCGCAAGCTGGTGCTGTTTTTCTATCCCAAGGACAATACGCCGGGCTGCACGACGGAGGCGAAGGACTTCACCGGGATGAAGGCGGAATTCGACAGCGCCGGGGCGGCGATCATGGGGATCAGCAAGGATTCCCCGCTGAAGCATCGCAATTTCATCGCCAAGCACGAGCTCACCGTCGATCTTGCCACCGATGCCGAAGAACGGGGCCTGTCCGACGCGCTCGGCATCTGGACCGAGAAGAAGATGTACGGAAAGACCTTCATGGGGATGGTCCGCACCACCATCCTGCTCGACGAGAGCGGCAGGGTGCTGCGCGTCTGGCCCAAGGTGAAGGTAAAGGGGCACGCGCAGGAGGTGCTGGAGGCGGTACGCGCGGCGTGA
- the glnE gene encoding bifunctional [glutamate--ammonia ligase]-adenylyl-L-tyrosine phosphorylase/[glutamate--ammonia-ligase] adenylyltransferase, translating to MTADWQSALERARAHAPFLRRALERQPELAELLARGAGEEALAFARQVGDGAAAATALRREKLALATALAIGDLAGAFPLLRVTGELSDFADRALDRAMATAVERRVGEASTDGFIGLALGKHGARELNYSSDIDPILLFDPERLPRRDRDEPGEAAQRYAREVVRLLSDATAEGYVFRVDLRLRPASEVSPLAIPLGAALTHYESLALTWERAAFIRARAAAGDIAAGEDFLAAIRAFVWRRSLDFGAIEEISRLTARIREANEGPTEPGPGFDLKKGRGGIREIEFFVQTHQLVHGGRQPSLRVRGTRAGLDALAQADLIAGEDARLLGDAYDRLRTVEHRVQMIDDRQTHVLPDGAALDGVARLDGMADAGALLRDLSHHCAIVGERFDRLLETTTSPADAQTAGNISRLVTDAGINEAGRVADRIEGWLDGRYRALRSTGAKDAFRAIVPHLVEALSEASDPDQALLRWERLLANLPSAINLFRLLDARPGLFDQLSRILSLAPPLADALGRRPALLDSLIDRTASDLPPSVDDIAGRMRPVEGDASYEVRLDRIRVVTGDYRFALGTQLIEATQDPLAIAAGLGRVAEAALVVACSAAEEEFAQAHGRIEGGELVVLGLGRFGGKALTHASDLDLVYLFTGDHGAESDGERPLGATLYFNRLAQRVTAALSVPTAQGALYEIDTRLRPQGNQGPLAASLDAFARYQGEDAWTWEHMALTRARAVAGSPAARAAVETVIDRALRQERAPEELRDRVLRMREEMARHKPAGGSLDAKLARGGLVDLEFLIHYLQLRDHVAFDPHLGTACGTLAEQGLVPRDLCEAHDFLTRLLVAARLLAPDLTIPTGPGGAVLARACGCESTTALLDRLANARRTVAAAWRETFGRELEQEER from the coding sequence ATCTCGCCGGAGCGTTTCCGCTTCTGCGCGTCACCGGCGAGCTGTCCGATTTCGCCGACCGCGCGCTCGACCGGGCGATGGCGACGGCGGTCGAGCGGCGCGTGGGAGAAGCCTCGACCGACGGGTTCATCGGGCTGGCGTTGGGCAAGCATGGCGCGCGCGAGCTCAATTACAGCTCCGACATCGATCCGATCCTGCTGTTCGATCCGGAACGCCTACCCCGCCGCGACAGGGACGAGCCGGGCGAAGCCGCCCAGCGCTACGCCCGCGAAGTGGTGCGGCTCCTCTCCGACGCGACGGCGGAGGGGTACGTCTTTCGCGTCGATCTGCGCTTACGCCCAGCGTCGGAAGTCAGTCCGCTCGCCATCCCGCTGGGCGCGGCGTTGACCCATTACGAAAGCCTGGCCCTGACGTGGGAGCGCGCGGCGTTCATCCGCGCACGGGCGGCAGCGGGGGACATCGCTGCGGGCGAGGACTTCCTCGCCGCTATCCGTGCGTTCGTGTGGCGGCGCAGCCTCGATTTCGGAGCGATAGAGGAAATCTCGCGCCTGACCGCGCGCATCCGCGAGGCGAACGAAGGCCCGACCGAGCCCGGACCCGGCTTCGATCTGAAGAAGGGGCGCGGCGGCATTCGCGAAATCGAATTCTTCGTCCAGACGCACCAGCTGGTGCATGGTGGGCGCCAGCCGTCTCTGCGCGTGCGTGGAACGCGGGCCGGGCTGGATGCGCTGGCGCAGGCCGACCTGATCGCGGGGGAGGATGCGCGCTTGCTGGGCGACGCCTACGACCGGCTGCGCACGGTGGAACACCGCGTGCAGATGATCGACGATCGTCAGACCCACGTCTTGCCAGACGGGGCCGCTCTGGACGGTGTCGCGCGGCTCGACGGGATGGCGGACGCCGGGGCGTTGCTGCGCGATCTGTCCCATCATTGCGCGATCGTCGGTGAACGTTTCGACCGACTGCTGGAGACGACGACCAGCCCAGCCGATGCCCAGACGGCGGGGAATATCTCCAGGCTGGTTACCGATGCCGGGATCAACGAAGCGGGCCGGGTGGCGGACCGTATCGAGGGCTGGCTGGACGGCCGGTATCGCGCCTTGCGCAGCACCGGGGCGAAGGACGCCTTTCGCGCGATCGTGCCGCATCTCGTCGAGGCGCTGAGCGAAGCGTCCGATCCCGATCAGGCGCTGCTGCGCTGGGAGCGGTTACTGGCCAATCTGCCCAGCGCGATAAACCTGTTCCGCCTGCTCGATGCGCGGCCGGGGCTGTTCGATCAGCTGTCGCGCATCCTGTCACTTGCGCCTCCGCTGGCCGATGCCTTGGGTCGCCGCCCCGCCTTGCTCGACTCCCTGATCGACCGCACTGCCAGCGACCTGCCCCCGTCGGTGGACGACATCGCGGGGCGCATGCGCCCGGTGGAGGGTGATGCCTCCTACGAAGTGAGACTCGATCGCATCCGCGTCGTGACTGGCGACTATCGCTTCGCGCTGGGTACGCAGCTGATCGAGGCGACACAGGATCCGCTTGCCATCGCGGCGGGGCTCGGCCGAGTGGCAGAGGCCGCGCTGGTGGTGGCCTGTTCGGCAGCCGAAGAAGAGTTCGCGCAGGCGCATGGCCGGATCGAAGGCGGAGAGCTGGTGGTGCTGGGCCTCGGCCGGTTCGGAGGGAAAGCGCTGACCCACGCCTCGGACCTCGATCTGGTGTATCTGTTCACCGGTGACCATGGCGCCGAAAGCGATGGCGAGCGCCCCTTGGGTGCCACGCTCTACTTCAATCGGCTGGCCCAGCGGGTAACCGCCGCGCTGAGCGTGCCGACCGCGCAAGGGGCACTGTACGAGATCGACACGCGACTGCGACCGCAGGGCAATCAGGGCCCGCTCGCCGCCAGCCTCGACGCCTTTGCCCGTTACCAGGGCGAAGACGCGTGGACCTGGGAGCACATGGCCCTGACGCGCGCCCGGGCGGTGGCGGGCTCCCCGGCGGCCCGCGCGGCGGTGGAGACGGTGATCGACCGCGCCCTGCGGCAGGAGCGTGCGCCGGAGGAATTGCGTGACCGGGTGCTGCGAATGCGGGAGGAGATGGCCCGCCACAAGCCGGCCGGCGGGTCGCTGGATGCGAAGCTGGCGCGCGGCGGACTGGTCGATCTGGAGTTCCTGATCCATTATCTGCAATTGCGCGATCACGTCGCCTTCGACCCCCATCTCGGAACGGCGTGCGGAACGCTGGCAGAGCAAGGATTGGTGCCCCGCGACCTGTGCGAGGCACATGATTTTCTCACGCGCCTGCTGGTGGCCGCGCGGCTGCTCGCGCCCGATCTCACGATCCCGACCGGACCGGGCGGCGCGGTGCTGGCACGGGCCTGCGGTTGCGAATCGACGACCGCGCTGCTCGACAGGCTGGCGAATGCGCGCAGGACGGTGGCTGCCGCGTGGCGCGAGACCTTCGGACGCGAACTGGAACAGGAGGAGCGATGA